A segment of the Verrucomicrobiota bacterium genome:
ATTTGGGGTACCTTATTTTATTAAGTACGTGTTTTCCGAGGTGTTCGAATCCGGACACGGAGCTTATACGGGGCTAGAGATATTCATTATAGCCGGGCAGCTTCCGGGAGTTTTTCTGCTCCGGGGAATAACAGGCTACTTCAATCAGCTTTGGATGAACAGTTGTGGATTAACCATTCTGAAAGGCATCCGATTGGATCTGTTTTCCAAGATTCAACACCTCCCCCTAGCCTACCATGACAAAAACAGAAGCGGGGACCTGCTATCAAGGATACTTTCAGATACAACCCTGTTACAAAACACGCTGCAGGAAACTGCCAACGGAATTTTCGCCTATCCACTTCAGGTCTTAGGTGCGTTCAGTTACCTCGTCTATCTCTCAATGCAGGAAAATGAAGTTATATTTATAGTATTCATCCTACTGGCAGCACCCATGGCAATGGTACCTGTATTTTTTGTAGGACGCCGATTGAAAAAACACGGCCTGGACATGCAGGAGTCCCAAGGAGAAATGACAGAGACCTTAAGCGAAAACCTCGATAGCACCACTGAAATTCGGACCTTTAATCTGCAAGATCAACAAATCTCAATTTTCGATACTTTCCTGTTAAAACTATTCGGAAAACAAATGAAGGTGGTTAAATACGAACGCATGGCGCAACCCTTGGTCGAGTTTCTCGCATCCGCATTGGTGGCTGCCACCTTTGTTTTTTGTTATCAGAACGCCGTGCCGCTTTCGACATTTCTGGCAATCGGCGGGGTTATGTTTATGACCTACGACCCACTCAAACGTGTGTTTCGTCTTTACGGAAATATTCAGAAATGCCAGGGAGCAATTGATCGGATCAACGAAATTCTCGACGAGCCTGACTCAATAGCTGATCCGGACATGCCTGTTCAATGCGGTATTCCCGAAGGCCAAATAACATTTGAAGATGTATCTTTTGGATATGCAGATGTTCCCGTCCTAAAAGATATAAATGCACAAATAAAACCAGGTTCAGTGATCGCACTGGTAGGTCCCAGCGGCGCAGGTAAGTCTACATTCGCCAAACTGATTCCGCGACTGTACGAAATAACATCCGGAAGTATTCGGATTGAC
Coding sequences within it:
- a CDS encoding ABC transporter ATP-binding protein; its protein translation is MNKFFAFRRYLVSCRRVFILGVIAGVISGVASGFGVPYFIKYVFSEVFESGHGAYTGLEIFIIAGQLPGVFLLRGITGYFNQLWMNSCGLTILKGIRLDLFSKIQHLPLAYHDKNRSGDLLSRILSDTTLLQNTLQETANGIFAYPLQVLGAFSYLVYLSMQENEVIFIVFILLAAPMAMVPVFFVGRRLKKHGLDMQESQGEMTETLSENLDSTTEIRTFNLQDQQISIFDTFLLKLFGKQMKVVKYERMAQPLVEFLASALVAATFVFCYQNAVPLSTFLAIGGVMFMTYDPLKRVFRLYGNIQKCQGAIDRINEILDEPDSIADPDMPVQCGIPEGQITFEDVSFGYADVPVLKDINAQIKPGSVIALVGPSGAGKSTFAKLIPRLYEITSGSIRIDGTDIRHFTKKNLRDQIAVVSQHPVLFNDTLFNNILIGRPDASREEVYQAARNAHADEFITDFKSGYETMAGERGGQLSGGQRQRIAIARAFLRNSPILILDEATSALDSHSEEEIQKALASLVKGKTVIIIAHRFSTIRLADEILVFENGNLVASGPHDKLYKEDSLYTALYSKQLKGTLIN